In one Dermacentor albipictus isolate Rhodes 1998 colony chromosome 4, USDA_Dalb.pri_finalv2, whole genome shotgun sequence genomic region, the following are encoded:
- the LOC135902187 gene encoding uncharacterized protein isoform X1, with protein MRITLAGGCIAALAVAWHLVVVASADAAVAASAGKSSPGTTDLEAVPAESSTSSTHSQESETVPERLRPVASKNSLLLNDATSLELSSSFSSVHTSSVTTVSETSKLPLVLRTEGSQETDFTLHDSKRKQHSVTNEPSVAVTVADKPQSTTEHAAHTSQNNQASAAHPSTLSSSSSNGEREQIVGSISSSAEPSIQDELYNAPIVPRSTASVMSAIELRVAEVTTLPSFTAEPEGTEPQQDDSEDTSLRVLRSIHPSSATPAHVVHHSRSREATPVSTAAAATERTRGGGNGSGGNPSIDNILSGIIQLLGGDMNLPRPPSMRLPPPPLPPHSSQQHHHHKPPSRINNRGPPNFNFPPPPPRPPQLPPHPPHPPPHPPHPPHSAPPRPRPSLPHLPPPHPGHFDTIPRPPPPNFHFPPVNHPNHPHHPQQHIHIVPLPHPPTVYPTPSDVSQLLGLNDPDRQQRPHHHQDDHQRPPPPATHYTDQYEATPALSESPPANNEPEQPTMHRETVRDNGPEVVATATEHLPPSKSTIVLIHEAPVSSSPVEEVTPTSASDDAAVEETRYEGDTRHDVRPTMTEGDLEPSGKVPSGPVSGWLPVFLDSSVRANSSRVSVNTAEEPEIITEPTEPSVFDITVMHSIGTVSNVVTPSQTIRPTFSTTAPSVEVEKSTESSSTDADEIEATQPSDDEEAEPPSSSHTSKNSNADREPEVIYGTPKLESTPPTGPTTTLQPSLRSTTTVVHSNTHTASENESDVVMTLSGKGTLVPDVTHTRPPVKHNQSPTGRPIVIPVEIEDVRPVIGFPPELSLGFPRPQDGHGSQRPGGSTSRPRPKEPTGPPRKTTSKPGSSPRRRPGYRPKHNATLVRIDTCIVGDDSTCDSQLNEWCKAELGVSSCHCRPGFTRTIPRGPCGPVINVGLTLKLDRLGDQKLVFTRHYRNPESEDYRLLEYEAKQALHSLFSKSSFSRLFVDATVNRFQSAGSKIMMNATVQLEDNDITRVPSVKRVLQHEVVNMINRRNSNIGESRLYVDGLLNSGLSVDDVNECNDVGLNDCSKNAVCENVFGTFRCTCKAGYTDKYPDTKWKSGRTCNACAPDYCNNRGDCRIANGQRECSCRGKYIGSRCDIDGEVLGVALGASVTAVIIIVLTLVCLCLWNRRWKREQHKAEVMSAHSVGSLGYLSKASTLGPAYRVSVEDRLRWQHIADAMGNIYVQPEASAPPKTPPGFATPGRVRSPSPQEENHYSHIQRPRSRGAMYGPPPSHNPYEYEPQKREMYAPVTPYYKTASHHTMYS; from the exons ggacaACTGACTTAGAAGCAGTTCCCGCAGAGTCATCAACTTCATCAACACATAGTCAAGAAAGTGAAACCGTGCCAGAGCGTTTAAGGCCAGTCGCTTCAAAGAACTCCTTATTACTTAATGACGCAACTTCATTAGAACTTTCCAGTTCTTTTTCAAGTGTTCACACATCGTCTGTCACCACAGTTTCCGAAACATCTAAACTGCCATTGGTGCTGCGTACGGAAGGATCTCAGGAAACGGACTTTACTTTACATGATTCAAAACGCAAGCAGCACTCTGTTACGAATGAGCCATCCGTAGCTGTAACTGTGGCAGATAAGCCACAATCAACGACTGAACATGCGGCGCACACCAGTCAAAACAATCAAGCGAGCGCGGCTCACCCATCAACGCTATCGTCGTCATCCAGCAATGGAGAGCGAGAGCAAATTGTAGGCTCTATCTCTTCCTCAGCTGAGCCGAGTATTCAAGACGAGCTGTATAACGCACCCATTGTTCCTAGGAGTACTGCCAGCGTAATGTCGGCTATAGAGCTGCGTGTGGCCGAAGTCACAACGCTACCGTCTTTTACCGCGGAACCAGAAGGAACAGAGCCGCAGCAGGACGATTCCGAAGATACTTCTCTGCGCGTACTTCGCAGCATTCATCCATCCAGCGCCACACCGGCACACGTGGTCCACCACAGCCGGAGCCGAGAGGCGACGCCCGTGTCAACGGCTGCCGCTGCCACCGAACGGACTCGGGGCGGCGGCAACGGCAGTGGCGGGAACCCGTCCATCGACAACATCCTCAGCGGCATCATCCAGCTCCTTGGCGGCGACATGAACCTCCCTCGACCTCCGTCAATGCGATTGCCGCCTCCTCCGCTGCCACCGCATTCCTCTCAGCAGCACCATCACCACAAGCCACCGTCGAGGATCAACAACCGGGGTCCCCCCAATTTCAACTTCCCGCCGCCCCCGCCCCGGCCGCCGCAGCTACCGCCGCACCCGCCCCACCCGCCGCCGCACCCTCCGCACCCGCCGCACTCCGCACCGCCGCGACCGAGACCGAGCCTGCCGCACCTGCCACCGCCGCACCCGGGCCACTTCGACACCATCCCTCGGCCGCCGCCGCCAAACTTCCACTTCCCGCCCGTGAACCATCCGAACCACCCGCACCACCCGCAGCAGCACATACACATAGTGCCTCTGCCCCACCCGCCCACAGTCTACCCGACGCCGTCGGACGTGAGTCAGCTGCTGGGTCTCAACGACCCGGACAGGCAACAGCGGCCCCATCACCACCAGGACGACCACCAACGGCCGCCGCCACCGGCGACGCACTACACCGACCAGTACGAGGCCACGCCCGCCTTGTCCGAGTCACCTCCGGCCAACAATGAACCCGAACAGCCTACCATGCACAGGGAGACTGTTCGTGACAACGGACCAGAGGTGGTGGCCACAGCTACTGAGCACTTGCCTCCCAGCAAATCCACCATCGTGCTCATCCACGAGGCACCTGTGTCTTCGTCGCCGGTCGAAGAGGTGACACCAACGAGTGCGAGTGACGACGCCGCGGTAGAGGAGACGAGATACGAAGGGGACACCAGGCACGACGTGAGACCTACGATGACGGAAGGTGATCTGGAACCATCTGGCAAAGTGCCGTCAGGACCAGTGTCGGGATGGCTCCCTGTGTTCTTAGACTCTTCTGTTAGAGCCAATAGTTCCAGGGTGAGTGTAAATACGGCCGAGGAGCCTGAAATTATCACAGAACCCACTGAGCCTTCGGTTTTCGATATTACCGTCATGCATTCCATTGGAACCGTGAGCAACGTCGTGACTCCTTCTCAGACAATTCGACCCACCTTCTCGACGACTGCGCCGTCGGTAGAAGTAGAAAAGAGTACAGAAAGCAGCTCGACCGATGCTGACGAAATTGAGGCGACGCAGCCTTCCGACGACGAAGAGGCTGAACCACCGTCTTCATCGCACACCTCGAAGAATTCAAATGCAGACAGGGAGCCAGAAGTGATCTACGGAACCCCGAAGCTCGAGAGCACGCCACCGACAGGTCCGACTACTACGCTGCAACCCAGTCTTCGCTCGACGACGACGGTTGTACATTCAAACACGCATACTGCCAGTGAAAATGAATCGGACGTGGTGATGACTTTATCTGGAAAGGGAACACTCGTGCCGGATGTGACCCACACCAGGCCGCCAGTGAAGCACAATCAGTCACCCACAGGAAGACCGATAGTGATCCCGGTGGAGATCGAAGATGTCAGGCCAGTGATCGGCTTTCCTCCGGAATTGTCTCTCGGTTTCCCGAGACCGCAGGACGGCCACGGTTCGCAAAGACCTGGCGGAAGCACGTCTCGTCCACGGCCCAAGGAACCAACGGGTCCACCGCGCAAGACTACCTCGAAGCCTGGGTCTTCTCCACGAAGGAGACCTGGCTACCGGCCAAAACACAATGCTACCTTGGTGAG AATCGACACCTGCATCGTTGGTGACGACTCGACGTGCGACTCACAGCTGAACGAGTGGTGCAAGGCCGAGCTTGGCGTCAGTTCCTGTCACTGCAGACCGGGATTCACTAGGACAATACCCAGGGGACCTTGCGGCC CTGTTATCAACGTTGGCCTCACATTGAAACTCGACCGGCTCGGTGACCAAAAGCTGGTGTTCACCAGACACTACAGAAACCCAGAATCGGAAGACTACCGGCTGCTTGAGTATGAAGCAAAGCAAGCG CTACACAGCCTGTTCAGCAAGTCCAGCTTCTCGCGGCTCTTTGTGGACGCGACAGTGAACAGGTTCCAGTCCGCCGGCAGCAAGATCATGATGAATGCCACTGTGCAGCTGGAGGACAACGACATCACGCGCGTGCCTTCGGTCAAGCGCGTTCTCCAGCACGAGGTGGTGAACATGATCAACCGCCGAAACTCGAACATCGGAGAGAGCAGGCTTTACGTTGACGGGCTTCTCAACTCGGGACTTTCGGTGGACG ACGTGAACGAGTGCAACGACGTGGGTCTCAACGACTGCTCCAAAAACGCCGTCTGCGAGAACGTGTTCGGCACGTTCCGCTGCACTTGCAAGGCGGGCTACACGGACAAGTACCCGGACACCAAGTGGAAGAGCGGCAGAACCTGCAACG ccTGCGCACCGGATTACTGCAACAACAGAGGTGACTGCCGTATTGCGAATGGACAACGTGAATGCAG TTGCCGTGGAAAGTACATCGGTTCCAGGTGCGACATTGACGGAGAGGTGCTGGGTGTGGCGCTGGGAGCCTCGGTCACGGCGGTCATCATCATCGTTCTCACCCTCGTCTGCCTGTGTCTCTGGAA CCGTCGTTGGAAGCGCGAGCAACACAAGGCGGAAGTGATGTCGGCCCACTCGGTCGGCAGTCTCGGCTATCTCAGCAAGGCATCTACGCTGGGACCGGCCTATCGCGTCAGCGTCGAAGACAGACTACGCTGGCAGCACATCGCCGACGCCATGGGCAACATATACGTG
- the LOC135902187 gene encoding mediator of DNA damage checkpoint protein 1-like isoform X2: protein MSAIELRVAEVTTLPSFTAEPEGTEPQQDDSEDTSLRVLRSIHPSSATPAHVVHHSRSREATPVSTAAAATERTRGGGNGSGGNPSIDNILSGIIQLLGGDMNLPRPPSMRLPPPPLPPHSSQQHHHHKPPSRINNRGPPNFNFPPPPPRPPQLPPHPPHPPPHPPHPPHSAPPRPRPSLPHLPPPHPGHFDTIPRPPPPNFHFPPVNHPNHPHHPQQHIHIVPLPHPPTVYPTPSDVSQLLGLNDPDRQQRPHHHQDDHQRPPPPATHYTDQYEATPALSESPPANNEPEQPTMHRETVRDNGPEVVATATEHLPPSKSTIVLIHEAPVSSSPVEEVTPTSASDDAAVEETRYEGDTRHDVRPTMTEGDLEPSGKVPSGPVSGWLPVFLDSSVRANSSRVSVNTAEEPEIITEPTEPSVFDITVMHSIGTVSNVVTPSQTIRPTFSTTAPSVEVEKSTESSSTDADEIEATQPSDDEEAEPPSSSHTSKNSNADREPEVIYGTPKLESTPPTGPTTTLQPSLRSTTTVVHSNTHTASENESDVVMTLSGKGTLVPDVTHTRPPVKHNQSPTGRPIVIPVEIEDVRPVIGFPPELSLGFPRPQDGHGSQRPGGSTSRPRPKEPTGPPRKTTSKPGSSPRRRPGYRPKHNATLVRIDTCIVGDDSTCDSQLNEWCKAELGVSSCHCRPGFTRTIPRGPCGPVINVGLTLKLDRLGDQKLVFTRHYRNPESEDYRLLEYEAKQALHSLFSKSSFSRLFVDATVNRFQSAGSKIMMNATVQLEDNDITRVPSVKRVLQHEVVNMINRRNSNIGESRLYVDGLLNSGLSVDDVNECNDVGLNDCSKNAVCENVFGTFRCTCKAGYTDKYPDTKWKSGRTCNACAPDYCNNRGDCRIANGQRECSCRGKYIGSRCDIDGEVLGVALGASVTAVIIIVLTLVCLCLWNRRWKREQHKAEVMSAHSVGSLGYLSKASTLGPAYRVSVEDRLRWQHIADAMGNIYVQPEASAPPKTPPGFATPGRVRSPSPQEENHYSHIQRPRSRGAMYGPPPSHNPYEYEPQKREMYAPVTPYYKTASHHTMYS, encoded by the exons ATGTCGGCTATAGAGCTGCGTGTGGCCGAAGTCACAACGCTACCGTCTTTTACCGCGGAACCAGAAGGAACAGAGCCGCAGCAGGACGATTCCGAAGATACTTCTCTGCGCGTACTTCGCAGCATTCATCCATCCAGCGCCACACCGGCACACGTGGTCCACCACAGCCGGAGCCGAGAGGCGACGCCCGTGTCAACGGCTGCCGCTGCCACCGAACGGACTCGGGGCGGCGGCAACGGCAGTGGCGGGAACCCGTCCATCGACAACATCCTCAGCGGCATCATCCAGCTCCTTGGCGGCGACATGAACCTCCCTCGACCTCCGTCAATGCGATTGCCGCCTCCTCCGCTGCCACCGCATTCCTCTCAGCAGCACCATCACCACAAGCCACCGTCGAGGATCAACAACCGGGGTCCCCCCAATTTCAACTTCCCGCCGCCCCCGCCCCGGCCGCCGCAGCTACCGCCGCACCCGCCCCACCCGCCGCCGCACCCTCCGCACCCGCCGCACTCCGCACCGCCGCGACCGAGACCGAGCCTGCCGCACCTGCCACCGCCGCACCCGGGCCACTTCGACACCATCCCTCGGCCGCCGCCGCCAAACTTCCACTTCCCGCCCGTGAACCATCCGAACCACCCGCACCACCCGCAGCAGCACATACACATAGTGCCTCTGCCCCACCCGCCCACAGTCTACCCGACGCCGTCGGACGTGAGTCAGCTGCTGGGTCTCAACGACCCGGACAGGCAACAGCGGCCCCATCACCACCAGGACGACCACCAACGGCCGCCGCCACCGGCGACGCACTACACCGACCAGTACGAGGCCACGCCCGCCTTGTCCGAGTCACCTCCGGCCAACAATGAACCCGAACAGCCTACCATGCACAGGGAGACTGTTCGTGACAACGGACCAGAGGTGGTGGCCACAGCTACTGAGCACTTGCCTCCCAGCAAATCCACCATCGTGCTCATCCACGAGGCACCTGTGTCTTCGTCGCCGGTCGAAGAGGTGACACCAACGAGTGCGAGTGACGACGCCGCGGTAGAGGAGACGAGATACGAAGGGGACACCAGGCACGACGTGAGACCTACGATGACGGAAGGTGATCTGGAACCATCTGGCAAAGTGCCGTCAGGACCAGTGTCGGGATGGCTCCCTGTGTTCTTAGACTCTTCTGTTAGAGCCAATAGTTCCAGGGTGAGTGTAAATACGGCCGAGGAGCCTGAAATTATCACAGAACCCACTGAGCCTTCGGTTTTCGATATTACCGTCATGCATTCCATTGGAACCGTGAGCAACGTCGTGACTCCTTCTCAGACAATTCGACCCACCTTCTCGACGACTGCGCCGTCGGTAGAAGTAGAAAAGAGTACAGAAAGCAGCTCGACCGATGCTGACGAAATTGAGGCGACGCAGCCTTCCGACGACGAAGAGGCTGAACCACCGTCTTCATCGCACACCTCGAAGAATTCAAATGCAGACAGGGAGCCAGAAGTGATCTACGGAACCCCGAAGCTCGAGAGCACGCCACCGACAGGTCCGACTACTACGCTGCAACCCAGTCTTCGCTCGACGACGACGGTTGTACATTCAAACACGCATACTGCCAGTGAAAATGAATCGGACGTGGTGATGACTTTATCTGGAAAGGGAACACTCGTGCCGGATGTGACCCACACCAGGCCGCCAGTGAAGCACAATCAGTCACCCACAGGAAGACCGATAGTGATCCCGGTGGAGATCGAAGATGTCAGGCCAGTGATCGGCTTTCCTCCGGAATTGTCTCTCGGTTTCCCGAGACCGCAGGACGGCCACGGTTCGCAAAGACCTGGCGGAAGCACGTCTCGTCCACGGCCCAAGGAACCAACGGGTCCACCGCGCAAGACTACCTCGAAGCCTGGGTCTTCTCCACGAAGGAGACCTGGCTACCGGCCAAAACACAATGCTACCTTGGTGAG AATCGACACCTGCATCGTTGGTGACGACTCGACGTGCGACTCACAGCTGAACGAGTGGTGCAAGGCCGAGCTTGGCGTCAGTTCCTGTCACTGCAGACCGGGATTCACTAGGACAATACCCAGGGGACCTTGCGGCC CTGTTATCAACGTTGGCCTCACATTGAAACTCGACCGGCTCGGTGACCAAAAGCTGGTGTTCACCAGACACTACAGAAACCCAGAATCGGAAGACTACCGGCTGCTTGAGTATGAAGCAAAGCAAGCG CTACACAGCCTGTTCAGCAAGTCCAGCTTCTCGCGGCTCTTTGTGGACGCGACAGTGAACAGGTTCCAGTCCGCCGGCAGCAAGATCATGATGAATGCCACTGTGCAGCTGGAGGACAACGACATCACGCGCGTGCCTTCGGTCAAGCGCGTTCTCCAGCACGAGGTGGTGAACATGATCAACCGCCGAAACTCGAACATCGGAGAGAGCAGGCTTTACGTTGACGGGCTTCTCAACTCGGGACTTTCGGTGGACG ACGTGAACGAGTGCAACGACGTGGGTCTCAACGACTGCTCCAAAAACGCCGTCTGCGAGAACGTGTTCGGCACGTTCCGCTGCACTTGCAAGGCGGGCTACACGGACAAGTACCCGGACACCAAGTGGAAGAGCGGCAGAACCTGCAACG ccTGCGCACCGGATTACTGCAACAACAGAGGTGACTGCCGTATTGCGAATGGACAACGTGAATGCAG TTGCCGTGGAAAGTACATCGGTTCCAGGTGCGACATTGACGGAGAGGTGCTGGGTGTGGCGCTGGGAGCCTCGGTCACGGCGGTCATCATCATCGTTCTCACCCTCGTCTGCCTGTGTCTCTGGAA CCGTCGTTGGAAGCGCGAGCAACACAAGGCGGAAGTGATGTCGGCCCACTCGGTCGGCAGTCTCGGCTATCTCAGCAAGGCATCTACGCTGGGACCGGCCTATCGCGTCAGCGTCGAAGACAGACTACGCTGGCAGCACATCGCCGACGCCATGGGCAACATATACGTG